Proteins encoded by one window of Bremerella cremea:
- a CDS encoding DUF58 domain-containing protein encodes MISAERPANPDSKANPGWLPPEELARLNSLELRARGVVEGFLQGLHPSPFVGYSVEFSAHRRYGPGDDLRHVNWKVFARQRKLYVKEFDAETNLNLYLLVDASCSMRCRVDGAMTKHDYAATLAAALAWLAMKQRDAVALGLMDDGITDYLDPSAKPGRWEECLKLLSRSQAQPVTALGKSLEQASALARHRGIVAIFSDLVDDTAAIERGLVQLRHRGHEVVLFHLLDPCERHLTQKGRLRVTDLEGGAQLMTDAEGIRAAYLKRVDRWCAELADLCVHQGVDRIELTTDKPPAAVLFDYLVRRST; translated from the coding sequence ATGATCTCCGCAGAGCGCCCGGCAAATCCCGATTCCAAAGCCAACCCTGGTTGGCTGCCGCCGGAAGAACTGGCCCGGCTGAACTCGCTTGAACTGCGCGCTCGGGGCGTGGTCGAAGGATTTCTGCAAGGACTGCACCCGAGCCCGTTTGTCGGTTACAGCGTCGAGTTCTCGGCCCATCGTCGCTATGGCCCAGGCGACGACTTACGGCATGTGAATTGGAAGGTCTTCGCCCGACAGCGCAAGTTGTACGTGAAAGAGTTCGATGCAGAAACCAACTTGAACTTGTATCTGTTGGTCGATGCCAGCTGTTCGATGCGTTGTCGTGTTGACGGGGCGATGACCAAGCACGATTACGCGGCGACGTTGGCCGCCGCCCTGGCCTGGCTGGCCATGAAGCAGCGCGACGCCGTGGCCCTCGGCTTGATGGACGACGGCATTACCGATTACCTCGATCCTTCCGCCAAACCGGGACGCTGGGAAGAATGCTTGAAGCTGCTATCACGCAGCCAGGCCCAACCGGTGACAGCCCTGGGCAAGTCGTTAGAGCAAGCCTCGGCATTGGCCCGGCATCGCGGGATTGTGGCGATATTCAGCGACTTGGTCGACGACACCGCAGCCATCGAACGCGGACTAGTGCAACTTCGGCATCGCGGGCACGAAGTGGTGTTGTTTCACTTGCTCGATCCGTGCGAACGTCACCTCACGCAAAAGGGACGCTTACGCGTGACCGACCTCGAAGGCGGGGCGCAATTGATGACCGATGCTGAAGGGATTCGAGCCGCCTATTTGAAACGAGTCGACCGCTGGTGCGCTGAACTCGCCGATTTGTGCGTCCACCAAGGCGTTGACCGCATCGAGCTAACAACCGACAAACCGCCAGCAGCGGTCCTGTTTGATTACCTGGTACGAAGATCGACCTAA
- a CDS encoding AAA family ATPase: protein MSNTIDPTAQHDGKLLQQVERLRDAREQLREEIGKVIVGQHEVVDLLLLGLLCRGHVLLHGVPGLGKTLMARTLAKTLDLQFKRVQFTPDLMPSDITGTDVIEEREGGGGHRLKFVPGPIFTNFLLADEVNRTPPKTQAALLQAMQEHEVSIGNTTYPIELPFFVVATQNPIEMEGTYPLPEAQVDRFMFNIRVRYPTVAEEAAIIRGTTGRETVEPEAVLSSDDLLRLQEIVRSVPVSDDVVHYAARLVNATRPVRSEQGERTPIEVIEKYVTYGASPRAGQALILAGKAKAVLEGRYHVDFADVKSLAHPVLRHRLVLNFHGRADNIDSDDVIDKLLAAVKEEA, encoded by the coding sequence ATGAGCAATACCATTGATCCCACCGCCCAGCACGATGGCAAGCTGTTACAACAAGTCGAGCGTCTGCGTGATGCCCGCGAGCAATTGCGGGAAGAAATTGGCAAAGTCATTGTCGGCCAACACGAAGTGGTCGACTTGCTGCTCTTGGGCCTCTTGTGTCGCGGCCACGTGTTGCTGCATGGGGTGCCAGGGCTCGGCAAAACATTGATGGCTCGCACGTTGGCCAAAACGCTTGATTTACAGTTCAAGCGAGTCCAATTCACGCCCGACCTAATGCCATCGGACATCACCGGGACCGATGTGATTGAAGAACGGGAAGGAGGAGGCGGGCATCGTTTGAAGTTTGTGCCAGGACCGATCTTCACCAACTTCCTGCTCGCCGACGAAGTCAATCGTACCCCGCCCAAAACCCAAGCGGCGCTGTTGCAAGCGATGCAGGAACACGAAGTTTCGATCGGCAACACCACATACCCAATCGAACTCCCTTTCTTTGTGGTCGCCACGCAAAATCCGATTGAAATGGAAGGAACCTATCCCCTGCCCGAGGCCCAGGTCGATCGGTTTATGTTCAACATCCGTGTCCGTTATCCGACCGTCGCCGAAGAGGCCGCGATCATTCGAGGGACCACCGGCCGCGAAACGGTTGAGCCTGAAGCGGTACTTTCTTCGGACGACTTGTTGCGATTGCAAGAGATCGTCCGCAGTGTTCCCGTTTCGGACGATGTCGTGCATTATGCCGCCCGCTTGGTCAACGCGACCCGCCCAGTGCGCAGCGAACAGGGCGAACGGACGCCGATTGAAGTGATTGAGAAGTACGTGACCTACGGAGCCAGCCCCCGCGCTGGGCAAGCGTTGATTCTCGCCGGCAAAGCCAAAGCCGTGCTCGAAGGACGCTACCACGTTGATTTCGCCGACGTCAAATCGCTCGCGCATCCGGTCCTGCGGCATCGCTTGGTGCTTAACTTCCATGGTCGCGCCGACAATATCGATTCCGACGACGTCATCGACAAGCTGCTAGCCGCCGTGAAGGAAGAAGCGTGA